From the genome of Nicotiana sylvestris chromosome 1, ASM39365v2, whole genome shotgun sequence:
gtGAACAAAGTAGCCTCAAAGGTCAGAGAAAATtacagcataatatgctagaattTGAATTACATATGAGATCAGGGGCGGATCCACCCCTTTAGAAAGGGGTGGCATGGCACCCGCTAAGAGGATAAattttttatatacatatattgAAATTTTCTTAAATTAGGTTAAATATCTCATTCTGCCACCCGCAGTTATAAACTAGACAAAGGTGTCATGACTGGTAGACCTTTTTGAAAGCTTTTCTTGTTTGTAAAATTCAAATTGGAATTTGTCTTGAACCCTGTGtgtctttccctttttctttgtgttttttatttccttttatcccaatcattttcctttttcaaatGCCTCCCAATTTTTTATTTgtcgttttattattttaaattgtttttctctattttattattttatatgtgatTTCTAGTAAGAACACTCGAAAAATAGACTCAAAAActtaaaattatataaaataagtATTCCTCTTTATCATAAATCTATGAGTTTTTTTCTTTCAAAGCCGAACAACTTGTGTCTTATGGGAATTTTGGATTAAGATAAACAAAATTTTGCCTTTCTATTATATCATAAATTTTTTTGTTATTACATAattattaaatataatttaaatatcGTTAGTATTAAATTATGATTAAAATTTCGTAAGCATTTCTTAAAAATGAGATTTACTACTTGTAGTTTATTTAATTATACTTGTGGGTATAATTTATTTACTAaagacattttttttaaaaaaatcttattttggtTGATGTAATTCCCTTATTGCAAATGTTATTTTACTTGTGTAAATTTATTTTCAATATGTAGAAAAAGATGTAATTTCCTAgtgaaaatatttattttatttgtgtTGTTATAATACATGTGGTATTCCTTATTTAAAATGctaattatatttattttttgatattttaggtgtaatttttatatattcaaATAAAAGACACCTATTAGGTTGACCTaaataaattcaaaaaaattGAATAAACATTCCTTACAAATTCCGTGTTAGTCATTACAAGGTAAACATTAAAGGAATAACACCCACCACCTTCAAATCCTAGATCTGCCTCTGTATGAGATTCCAGTATAATGTGTtggaattttataatttttattcagATTTTATCTCCGTttaaaatagtggttatttttcaataactttacaAATGCTGGCTCTCTCGACTACTGGTCCGAAAATTTGCTAGCCCATGTTATTTTCACTTTAAAATTTAGATATAAGCATTTATACCcgtttttgggtcacgttttaacgtgtgtccgctttgcaaaaaaaaatttcaagcgtacccactttttcgcgtaacttcagcatacagggctgaagtagcaaagacaatcacgcaaaatttcagcattctagtagacagaCCTGAAGTAGCACGtgctgctgaagtttttgtttatttaagcatagtagctgaagttttgttctatatttgttgaagtttttgtttgtaattgctgaacttaagcatagtagccgaagttttgttctctatttgctgaagtttttgtttgtaattgctgaccttaagcatagtagctgaagttttattttctatttgttgaagtttttgtttgtaattacactaaataagctgaagttttttatcCTGGATCATTAGTTTTgccattaagctttttcaaaaacttcagcagaagatgctgaagttatttagttcatttataacaACTTCATCACTAaataaactgaagttttttttttgtccTAGATAAgccttttcaaaaacttcagcagaagatccTGAAGttattagttcatttgtaaaaacttaaGAACTAAAAGCTGGAGTTTTTTtatcctggattcattagttttgtcataaagctttttaaataacttcagcagaagatgctgaagttatttagttcatttataaaaacttcaacactaaataagctgaagttttttttgtcctggataagctttttcaaaaactttagcagaagatgctgaagttatttagttcatttgtaaaaatttcagcactatataaactgaaatttttgaaaaagctttctaacatactagataaataatcagattgccaataGTATTTAAATTATAAATTTTGGAAACACTAAACATGAAAAGAACATaattatcatgaaaagaatcactaagtgtgaccttaaacttcccatacgtggaaatattcacaaattattgtctactaacttacgtaattatttataatttattttttgataatctgataaacatacttataaCAATCATCCCATGaagaagtttcatagcagcaccaacagcagtagaagaaagaagaagaagacgaaagAGGAGAAATGAgactaaaattatttaaaaagtgggtacaagttaaaactttttaaaaaaatagatataGATTAAATGGGTGCGACCAAATAGGTATTTACTAATTTATATCATCGGCAAGTGGAATCTTCAAACTGATAGAAGCTCGCAATTACCAATATTAGAAGTGGAATCAGCCGTATCTTTTTTCTTTGCTAATAAAAAAAACAATATAATAATTCTTTTCTTCTGGCATGCTGGTTGGTTTCTAATGTTTGTTTTGTATCACTTTATATATCTTGCGGCTACACGAGAAATTACAAAATCTTCCTCAAACCGTATCGAAAAGGAGATCGATGATGCACAATGCTCTAACTTGTAGCGTATACACTGATATGCCGTCTGCTGTGAATTGGAACTTAAATGTTTTTGCCATATGTGGCCCCTTTCTTTATCTTGTGATCATCATCCTTAGAATCTACTCATTAATTTTGGTCTTCTTTTACATCTATAAAATGCTTACCCTTTTGTATAATTTTCCGTCACATCTTAGTAGTCACCATCCAGAATTAGATTTTAAACCACTCAAATTATCGTCATATATAGTTAAGATAACAACAAATGGGTAACGAAGTTTTACCTTTTTTGATAATGGTAATGGTGCAAGTTGGCTATGCAGGAATGAACATTGTTGGAACACTTGTCATGGATGCTGGAATGGACCCTTTCGTCCACATTGCTTATCGCCAAATAATTGGAACTATTTCCCTTGCTCCCTTTGCTTACTTCTTCGAGTGGTAATTACCCCTCATTCAATCACAAAATTGTACGAATGGGGATAACACTGAATATTATCGAATACTGGTCTGGTTGAGAAGAGGGGTTGCTCGGATGGTCAGCACCCTCTTCCCTTTCTCCCCTACCTATAACCTTAGGATCGTAGATTCGAGTCACCAAAGGAATAATAGCTTCAACAAAACAAAAGGGATCAAATGGGAAAgggaatcaaaaaaaaaaaaaaaaaatactcctcTAGTTTTTTTATCTAACCCTTTTTTTTAGACAAAAGAAATTGGTTCAAAAAATTTATCACTTTTGAATTTCCAAGAAGACATTAATAGCTTTTTTTTTAAATCCCACCCATTCTACTTTAAGAAGTCATAGATTCATTAATTAATTACACATATAAGGATACCTTAAAAGACTAATAATGTCCAAAGCTTTTCTTAATCATTATGTCAAAGTGTAAGGGACAGGTAAAAAGGACGGGAGGACGTAATCTATAACCATTGAAAATCTACTCATTAAATGCTAAATCAGCTTTGCTTAATTCAATCCAGGAAAACTAAGCCGCAGTTGACATCATCTATTCTATTCTGGATTTTCTTATGTTCTTTTTCCGGGTAAGTTTTCTCTATTTCAAGCACATCATCCATATGTCGTAACTACTCCCTCagtttcattttattttaaagttttGAGTAACAAATACAtaaatattttttacaaatttaaatGATAATTCGAGATATTGTGTGTTTCCTTTGAACATTCACGCTTAATTTCTGGTACGTATCCACTATCCAATATGCAGGTTAACCGTGAGTCAGATTGCATACTTCGTTGGGTTAAAGAATTCCACTCCTACAATCGCCTGTGCATTATCAAACTTAATTCCAGCAGCCACTTTTCTCCTGGCTATCCCTTTTGGgtaacaaatttaattactactTTTCTTCAAATTAATAGTgagcgtatatatatatatatatatatatatatatatatatatatatatatatatatatatattaaacacaTTATTAATCCCAGAAACTTACTAGAAAAGTAAATTTTAATTTGGCAGGTTGGAGAAAGTTGGGTTTAGAAGTAAGGCAGGGCAAGCCAAAGCGTGTGGTACAATAATATGTGTTGGTGGTGCCATGTTATTGTCTTTGTATCATGGACCTATTGTAATTGGTCAATCTGGCATCCATTGGAAATTTGCAGAAAATACTGAGGAAAAGAATTCTACTGGCCATGTCAACTTAATCTTGGGACCTTTATTGCTTATTGTTAGCACTATTTTTTATTCATTGTGGATTATTTTTCAAGTAATTCTCTTTCTTTTCTATCACCAAACAAAGCACATTCTTATCCCTTTTTCAAATTTTCTTACTAAAAAATAATTCATTGCTGGAAAAATATTAACTTATTCATCAAATttggttttttatttatttatcaggCAAGAGTGAGCGAGAAATATGCAGCTCCATACACAAGTACAATGTTGATGTGCTTAATGGCAAGTTTTCAATGTGTGATAATTGGGGTTTTTGTGGTTCGTGACAAAGCTGCTTGGTCTTTAGACCGTATGAGAACTATTGCCGTTCTTTACAATGTAATAATTACGTTAACAAATTAAATTTAAATTATTGTTTGTATTATTATTCTTTATCTAATTCAATAGTGAATTTCAGGGAATTGTATGTACTGCGTTAGGATATTGTCTAACTTCATGGTGTATACAAAGAAAAGGTCCTCTCTATGTCTCAGTTTTCTACCCTTTAATGCTAATCATAACGGCCGTTCTTAGTTGGACTTTGCTTCGTGAGAAACTATATCTTGGAACGTAAGTCTTCATTTCACCAATCCAAATTGTTGGTTTTTAAATTTTAACTTACATTTATTGTTTGTGAATTTCAGAATTGTAGGATCGTTCTTGACAGTAGTGGGATTCTATGGTGCCCTATGGGGAAAGGATAAGGAGAAATCGAAGTTGGAGACAGAAAGTCTTGAGATAAAAACAGATAAATTAAAGCAGCAGAGCAAAGTTTGATTTAGAACTGCAATTATCTGGTCATTCAAATCCTGAAGTTCATGCCAGTAAGTAGAAGCTCCTAGGTATACACCGATCTCATTGACTTTCGATCAGCTTAGGAAATGAGAATTTTAGTAATCCATTTGGTTGACTATCTGAACTTTGATCTGTTGATGAAAATTTAATTCTTCACCTTATAACGCCTCACCTTCCTCTATGTATAATAAAAGGATTTTAAACAAATCAGTTTAGAGAAATCTAGCTTACTGGCTTTTTTATTTGAGGAGAATTTCATGTTAATTGATTCCCGTTATCTAGAAAAATAATACTCCGTAGATTTCAATATATGTTTAATCTTTCAACATCTATGTCTTATAATATTATTCATAGGTACAGTTGGAAATTTTTATTGAAATCATCTTTGGAGTTGCGCGTGTTACACAGACACGCAAATGGATTAATTTGCGTGTTAAGCCCTGCTCAATTTTTCACTTGTAGAAGCATGGCAAATGTATGAAATGAAATACTGAGGTTTTTACATCAATGTCAGAAACTACGACGAATATTATTAATTCGTTATGAATTATTAACGGTTCAATTATTGGTTTTACCATGGGCAAGAGAACTCACTTTTCAGATACAAGTATTAATCGGGAGCCAAGTTTGCATGTTAACTTGCATAATATCATGAAGTTATGAAGTTTAGTCTCAGTTATGTCTCCCGGCATATAATGCCAGGAGACATGTCATGCTAAATAAGCATGTCAAATAATTAACTGGTACTTCAATTCAACTTCCCTGAAAATTAAATACGAAAGCCACAAAACCGATGACTAGAGATATTTAAAAGTAAAACACTTTTGAATTGGTTTTATAATCTTATATATAATTCAAGTGAAAGCATTAAATCAATGctgaaaattcaaaattaaatgacaaaagaaaaaattaaaaaaattaaaggatGAAGCGGGGCAAATGCACATAGAATTGATGTTGAGGAGGGAATAACCTAGCACGTGAGGAGCACATGTGGTGGTTAGTTAGTTAGGAGATACCAGATTATTGTTATTTGTTAAGTAGGTAGTACAACTGTAATTAGTTGTCATTATTTAGGATAGTTAGTGAGCATTATATATAAGGGGCTATGTACAGATTTCATTTACAGCTTTTCAATACAACAGTAAAGTCGATTACTGCATTTCCTCTCTTCTCTCCTTCATTTCTTCCTCTAAGAAGCTCAGCTTCCAGGGCTGTCACCTCCTAAAttcaacatggtattagagcaatGAGGCCATTATTATGATTTTAAAAGTTCGTAATTAGCTAAATTCATCAACTTTCAGCTTCAATTTAGGAGAAAGTTTCTTCTGAATCGATTTGATTTCTAGGGAACAACCTGAAGATTTCTGAGTTTGACAATGGAAGCAACTACAAACAACACTTTGCTTGAGAATTTGAGCCATAATCATCCTCTATTTCTGCATTCCACAGATAATTTTGGAGCGATACTGATCTCTCTGCAACTGACAGGATCTAAAAACTATTCCATATGGAGCCGAGCAATGTGTATTGCGATCCTAGGACGCAATAAGATGGGATTCATTGAAGGAACCTGTAAAAAGGAAAGTTATGGTCCAAATATGACAGATCTATGGGAGAGCTGCAGTGCTATCGTTCTATCGTGGATAATGAACTGTGTCTCGAAGGACTTATTAAGTGGAGTTATATATTCTTCAGATGCATGTGCTGTTTGGAGATATTTAAAGGAGAGATTTGACAAAGTGAATGGATCTATAATATTTCAACTGCATAAAGCAATAGCCACAGTGAATCAAGGAACTAGTTCTATTGCCAGTTACTACTCCAAATTGCGTGAACTCTGGGCTGAATATGACAGCTTAACACCAATTCCTAGATGTGAATGCCCAAAGTCAAGAGATTATGTGACTTTCATGCGGAGGCAAAAGTTGTTGCAGTTTCTCATGGGGCTAAACGAGACATATGAGCAGGCTCGTGAACATATCATGATGATGGAGCTACTTCCAATAGTGAACAAAGCTTGTTCTATGCTGGTTGAAAGAGAAATACAGAGAAGCATAGCACATATGACAATTGGTGGGGACAAAGCTGAATAACAACTCTACTAAGCACAAAAGGGATCCTATGCTCAGAAAATTAAAAAGAATTACAATATCCAATGTGACTACTACAAGATGAAGGGCCATTCAAGAGATGGATGCTATAAGTTGATTGGCTATCCAGAGGATTTCAAGTTCAAAGAGAAATTTGGAGGCAATTCTGCACATAATATGATTTTGGGAGATACCATACCTCCTAATGCAGGGGGAGGAAGGAATCAACCTTTAGATGGATTGAGAGAAACAGATGCATTTAAAGGACCTGCATTTACTCCACAGCTTCCACATTTTACTGCAGAACAATATAACCAGATAATGAAGCTCCTCAACAATGAAAACATACCTGAAAGCTAAGAAAACATGGCAAGTAGCTCAACAAATATAGCGAGTAGTATTAAAGCTTTCTTTGCAAATGAATATAGTGATGAATGAATCATAGACATTGGAGCAACaaatcatatgatctcaaacctAGAACTACTGAAGAATAGGCTAGAAGTTAGTCAAAATGATTTAAAAAGGGTACATTTACCTAATTGAGGAGTCTCATATGTAACACACATAGGGTCCTATAATGTGATGAACACAGAAAGACTTGATGATGTTCTATACATACCTGATTTCAGATATAATCTCTTATCAGTATCTAAGATCACCAGAGCTCTAAGCTGTTGTGTTGGCTTCTACCCTAATTTTTGCATCTATCAATACCTTTGCAGTGGAAATGTAAATGAATTAGTAGAGAAATGAGAGGACTCTACTTGCTTCCTCAATCTTCTGCTGAAAGGAAGGGCATTGTATTGTTGGGATAGTTGGAAGGAATAAAAGTCAGGACATTGAGCTGTGGCATAGGAGATTAGGATATGCTTTTATAAGAGCAATAAGGCATTTGTTTACTTTGGCATATGATGAGTGTAAAAGGAGGTTAGGAAATTGAAATGTCTGCCCACTGGAAAAACACACTAGATTGCCTTTTAATGATAGTACTAGGAGAATCAGAAGATGAGGAGAATGATCAAGAGGAACAAAGTGTTAACAAAGGAAAAAATCAACAATCACAGGAAGAGAGCAGAGTCAATGAAGAAGCGGAGCATCAAGGTGAAGGGGGTCAGATGGTTGCAGAAGTTGAAGGTGATCAACAAATGTTGAGTCCTGATCCTAATAAGACTTTACCTTCAGCAAAGCCCAATATACCTCCTAAAAAACCAGCAGGAAGAACTGATGTGTCAAGAACATGGGAGAATGCAGCTAAACAGATTACAATAGCAGGAACAAAACAACAGGAAAAGAAGAATGCAACATTGGTAAACACTATAACCCAACAGTATCTTTCAGAACTAAGGGATCAACTGGGAGCAGACGATGTAGAAGGTGATGCAGGCATATGTAAGTATTATGATGAAGAAACTACAACacagaatttcaagaatgtggcAAGACAAGGGGACCTGTCACCTAGACACCTGGATATAATTAAATCAGCTGGTAGGGGAAAAAGGAAAAATCCAAAAGACTCACAAAGTATATTACCTGGGGTCCAAACAAGGAGGACTCTATCTAAATCTCACAATTAATGATGAATGCTATCATTTGGAATGTGAGGTC
Proteins encoded in this window:
- the LOC104241607 gene encoding WAT1-related protein At1g09380-like isoform X1, producing MLNQLCLIQSRKTKPQLTSSILFWIFLCSFSGLTVSQIAYFVGLKNSTPTIACALSNLIPAATFLLAIPFGLEKVGFRSKAGQAKACGTIICVGGAMLLSLYHGPIVIGQSGIHWKFAENTEEKNSTGHVNLILGPLLLIVSTIFYSLWIIFQARVSEKYAAPYTSTMLMCLMASFQCVIIGVFVVRDKAAWSLDRMRTIAVLYNGIVCTALGYCLTSWCIQRKGPLYVSVFYPLMLIITAVLSWTLLREKLYLGTIVGSFLTVVGFYGALWGKDKEKSKLETESLEIKTDKLKQQSKV
- the LOC138874552 gene encoding uncharacterized protein; the protein is MEATTNNTLLENLSHNHPLFLHSTDNFGAILISLQLTGSKNYSIWSRAMCIAILGRNKMGFIEGTCKKESYGPNMTDLWESCSAIVLSWIMNCVSKDLLSGVIYSSDACAVWRYLKERFDKVNGSIIFQLHKAIATVNQGTSSIASYYSKLRELWAEYDSLTPIPRCECPKSRDYVTFMRRQKLLQFLMGLNETYEQAREHIMMMELLPIVNKACSMLVEREIQRSIAHMTIGGDKAE
- the LOC104241607 gene encoding WAT1-related protein At1g09380-like isoform X2 is translated as MLNQLCLIQSRKTKPQLTSSILFWIFLCSFSGLTVSQIAYFVGLKNSTPTIACALSNLIPAATFLLAIPFGLEKVGFRSKAGQAKACGTIICVGGAMLLSLYHGPIVIGQSGIHWKFAENTEEKNSTGHVNLILGPLLLIVSTIFYSLWIIFQARVSEKYAAPYTSTMLMCLMASFQCVIIGVFVVRDKAAWSLDRMRTIAVLYNGIVCTALGYCLTSWCIQRKEL